One genomic window of Anthonomus grandis grandis chromosome 3, icAntGran1.3, whole genome shotgun sequence includes the following:
- the LOC126734474 gene encoding uncharacterized protein LOC126734474 encodes MECTAETSILELKEHRILRFYCEKCLQFETHTLLQNSIEDKIKIIESKDEIITLLKQKLTESESSRIPITTSSYSQIAQTEIKKSPKININLPGIIIKPKQKQTAEKTEKDIKEAIVPKDLRIAVKNTKKIKDSSILIQCCNKEHVDILKKEAESKLKNYEVQVTKLRLPRFKIIGCTTNLSEKEIENSIRKQNNFITEQNKLKITYNKKARNDKGKSIVFGECDPILFSKLIYEKKIFFGWQRYPVYEDLSIQRCFKCQQFYHKIENCPNEAVCEFCSNKHDVSECPKLQKKCVNCISANMKYKSNYNTVHEANNPECPSYQYQLNLLRTKIDYHG; translated from the exons ATGGAGTGCACT GCTGAAACTTCGATTCTAGAATTAAAAGAACATCGAATATTGAgattttattgtgaaaaatgtCTACAATTCGAGACGCACACTCTACTTCAAAACTCAAtagaagacaaaataaaaattattgaatccaaagatgaaataataacgttacttaaacaaaaactaacGGAGTCCGAATCATCACGTATACCAATAACAACATCATCATATAGTCAAATAGcacaaactgaaataaaaaaatcaccaaaaataaacataaatcttCCCGGAATCATTATTAAACCAAAGCAAAAACAAACTGCCGAAAAAACTGAAAAGGATATAAAGGAAGCTATAGTTCCAAAAGATCTTCGAATTGCcgtaaaaaatactaaaaaaataaaagatagtaGTATTCTTATTCAATGCTGCAATAAGGAACATGTTGACATTctaaaaaaagaagcagaatCCAAATTAAAGAACTATGAAGTACAAGTAACAAAATTAAGGCTACCGAGGTTCAAAATAATAGGATGTACCACCAATCTTAGCGAAAAGGAGATAGAGAACTCTATAAGaaagcaaaacaattttatcaccgagcaaaataaacttaaaataacatataataaaaaagctagAAATGACAAAGGTAAATCCATAGTTTTTGGTGAATGTGACcccattttatttagtaaactgatatatgaaaagaaaattttctttggttGGCAAAGGTATCCAGTATACGAGGATTTGAGTATACAGCGATGTTTTAAGTGTCAACAATTTTAccacaaaattgaaaattgtccTAATGAAGCTGTATGTGAATTTTGCTCCAACAAACATGATGTATCTGAATGTccgaaattacaaaaaaaatgcgtCAACTGCATTTCAGCAAACATGAAATACAAAAGTAATTACAACACAGTTCATGAAGCAAACAACCCAGAATGTCCATCTTATCAGTACCAGTTGAATCTTCTGCGAACGAAAATAGATTATCATGGGTAA